Proteins encoded by one window of Vitis vinifera cultivar Pinot Noir 40024 chromosome 10, ASM3070453v1:
- the LOC132254412 gene encoding uncharacterized protein LOC116803646 codes for MEEGVVVGEGTTKAAWGTWEELLLGGAVLRHGADDWDAVSSELRARTACPFSFTAEVCKAKYEDLQQRYSGCRAWFEELRKQRMAELKLALEKSEDSIGSLESKLESLKAEKGIACDLDNDSSQTESPIPFQKSMEVESSRKETSKDGLSAGSFTQDTRTNWSPECQIPAAVSSEDMEAKPEISESSKQEKISSSEKLGETSSGRGGRVRGRRGKRKRKDCTRDVKEGSVGESDFLGSTDVASASQCKEISMGDHGQVVVSSGIDDCNKGCSSREEIDDLMGIFYSIMENENAPVFRGRHDSQRRARYKKLVRQHMDFDTIRSRINSHLITTSRELFRDLLLLANNALVFYSKKSREHKSAVLLRDLVSRRLKQHYKDSRAKAAVAVLSTSPIQNPPVKPRSIRPSKQKTANAGKVITGTPPPQSESKKSFPLQGKVKTTKRVTGPQPPQIASRGRKKARVR; via the exons ATGGAGGAAGGTGTAGTCGTTGGGGAGGGGACGACGAAGGCGGCGTGGGGAACGTGGGAGGAGCTCCTTCTTGGCGGCGCTGTGCTGCGGCACGGCGCCGATGACTGGGACGCCGTCTCCTCGGAGCTCCGAGCTAGAACGGCTTGTCCGTTCAGTTTCACGGCCGAG GTTTGTAAAGCCAAATACGAGGACTTGCAACAGCGATATTCTGGCTGCAG GGCCTGGTTTGAAGAGTTACGAAAGCAGCGGATGGCAGAGTTGAAGCTGGCATTGGAAAAATCTGAGGACTCAATCGG GTCTCTGGAATCAAAGCTCGAAAGTCTCAAAGCTGAGAAAGGGATTGCTTGTGACTTGGATAATGACTCCAGCCAGACGGAATCGCCTATTCCCTTCCAAAAATCAATGGAAGTTGAGTCTTCCAGGAAAGAGACATCTAAGGATGGACTTTCTGCTGGTAGTTTCACGCAGGACACTCGGACAAACTGGTCACCTGAATGTCAGATTCCAGCTGCAGTATCATCTGAAGATATGGAGGCTAAGCCAGAAATCTCAGAGTCCTCCAAACAAGAGAAAATTTCAAGCTCAGAAAAGCTGGGAGAAACAAGCAGTGGGCGAGGAGGACGCGTCAGGGGGAGGAgagggaagaggaagaggaaggacTGCACGAGGGATGTAAAAGAAGGAAGTGTTGGAGAAAGCGACTTCTTGGGTTCAACTGATGTTGCATCAGCCTCCCAATGCAAGGAAATTTCTATGGGTGACCATGGTCAAGTTGTTGTATCTTCTGGTATTGATGATTGCAACAAGGGCTGCTCTAGTAGGGAGGAAATTGATGATCTGATGGGGATTTTTTATTCCATCATGGAGAATGAAAATGCCCCAGTATTCCGTGGGCGGCATGATAGCCAG AGGAGAGCAAGATACAAGAAACTGGTCCGGCAGCATATGGATTTCGACACCATAAGGTCAAGAATAAACAGCCACTTAATCACAACGTCAAGAGAACTCTTTAGAGATCTGCTTCTGCTAGCCAACAATGCATTAGTCTTTTACTCGAAGAAGTCACGAGAACACAAAAGCGCAGTGCTCCTGAGAGATCTTGTATCCCGAAGATTAAAGCAGCATTACAAGGACTCCAGAGCAAAGGCCGCAGTTGCAGTCCTCTCTACATCACCAATTCAAAACCCTCCTGTAAAACCCCGAAGCATCCGCCCATCTAAGCAAAAAACAGCTAATGCTGGGAAAGTCATTACTGGGACTCCACCTCCTCAGTCGGAGTCCAAGAAAAGCTTTCCTCTGCAAGGAAAAGTGAAGACTACCAAACGTGTGACCGGGCCGCAACCTCCTCAAATTGCTTCAAGGGGAAGAAAGAAAGCTCGTGTAAGGTGA
- the LOC100261609 gene encoding katanin p80 WD40 repeat-containing subunit B1 homolog KTN80.2 isoform X1 yields the protein MAKRGYKLQEFVAHTTNVNCLNIGKKACRLLISGGDDHKVNLWAIGKPTSLMSLCGHTSPVESVTFDSAEVLVAAGASTGVIKLWDLEEAKMVRTLTGHRSNCTAVEFHPFGEFFASGSLDTNLKVWDIRKKGCIHTYKGHTRGISTIRFTPDGRWVVSGGFDNVVKVWDLTAGKLLHDFKFHEGHIRSIDFHPLEFLLATGSADRTVKFWDLETFELIGSARPEATGVRSITFHPDGRTLFCGLDDSLKVYSWEPVVCHDAVDMGWSILGDICIHEGKLLGCSYYRNSVGVWVADISKIEPYGSGLLSKKNGCVERKFDLQESHSVEKVGSSVRSTSGFRSMSPDYDTKEIKNIYVDSSGGNSVASQKVRSFNTPKVLFPSDSKEITNLPTQKHSPGVGLHAKTQGRAITRSFVVPSIVTRDNSDGKDLANSRRESITPARANTGMSLKTSHIRRPSNSKYEAERLLMAVESGSFDSMPNDLDSAMKQNFHSRLVVDDEASESCEEKNSNISSVAEKFEKVLSPQPSSNQENSNESLNDNKRINSIKIVNGVAVVAGRTRSLVERFERREKFNSNEDQTTNVSSDMMPERQERFNSNEDQTTKVSSEMMPETARTSPMLKGQPQISGRESTAASEENTIKDVIQNHDLFISTLRSRLTKLQVVRHFWEQNDVKGAINALRKLPDHSVQADVVSVLMEKMEILTLDLFSCLLPVLMSLLDSNLERHANLSLDMLLKLVAVFGPVIHSAISAPPAIGVNLQAEHRRECCNQCFIQLQKIQKNLPVIIRRGGLLAKSAQELNLVLQES from the exons AGCCTGTGTGGTCACACAAGTCCAGTTGAATCTGTAACTTTTGATTCAGCAGAGGTTTTGGTGGCTGCTGGAGCTTCTACTGGTGTGATTAAGCTGTGGGACTTGGAAGAAGCAAAGA TGGTTCGCACTCTTACTGGACACAGGTCCAATTGCACTGCTGTCGAATTCCATCCATTTGGGGAATTTTTTGCTTCTGGTTCGCTTGACACTAATCTAAAAGTCTGGGACATCAGAAAGAAAGGATGCATTCACACATACAAGGGCCATACTCGAGGAATTAGTACTATTAGATTCACTCCTGATGGTCGTTGGGTAGTTTCTGGTGGATTCGACAATGTTGTAAAG GTATGGGATCTTACTGCTGGAAAGCTCTTGCATGATTTTAAATTCCATGAAGGACATATTCGATCCATAGACTTCCATCCCCTTGAGTTTCTTTTGGCCACAG GTTCAGCAGATAGAACTGTAAAATTCTGGGATTTGGAAACCTTTGAACTGATTGGATCTGCCAGACCTGAG gCTACTGGAGTACGCTCAATTACCTTTCACCCTGATGGAAGAACACTATTTTGTGGACTAGATGATAGTTTGAAG GTTTATTCATGGGAGCCTGTAGTTTGTCATGATGCTGTTGATATGGGTTGGTCAATCCTGGGTGACATCTGTATTCATGAAGGAAAACTTTTGGGTTGCTCATACTATCGAAACTCTGTTGGAGTTTGGGTGGCAGATATTTCG AAAATTGAGCCATATGGATCTGGTTTGTTATCCAAGAAAAATGGCTGTGTGGAGAGGAAATTTGATCTCCAGGAAAGTCATTCTGTTGAGAAAGTAGGGAGTAGTGTAAGATCTACTTCAGGGTTCCGTAGCATGTCTCCAGATTATGACACTAAAGAGATAAAGAACATATATGTGGATT CTTCTGGTGGAAACTCTGTTGCTTCACAAAAAGTGAGGTCTTTTAACACTCCAAAGGTTTTATTCCCATCGGATTCCAAGGAAATAACAAACCTTCCAACTCAGAAGCACAGTCCTGGAGTAGGCTTGCATGCCAAGACTCAGGGGCGAGCAATTACTAGATCATTTGTTGTGCCAAGTATTGTAACTCGGGATAACTCTGATGGAAAGGACCTAGCCAATTCTAGAAGAGAATCTATCACCCCTGCAAGGGCTAATACTGGCATGTCACTCAAGACGTCTCATATACGGAGGCCTTCGAATAGCAAATATGAGGCAGAGAGGCTGTTGATGGCTGTTGAATCTGGATCTTTTGACAGTATGCCAAATGATTTAGATAGTGCGATGAAGCAAAACTTCCATTCCAGGCTTGTAGTAGATGATGAAGCTAGTGAATCTTGTGAGGAGAAAAATTCTAATATCTCTAGTGttgctgagaagtttgaaaaagTTTTATCACCGCAGCCATCCTCTAATCAGGAAAACA GCAATGAGTCCCTCAATGACAACAAAAGAATAAACTCCATCAAAATTGTCAATGGAG TGGCAGTTGTAGCAGGAAGAACAAGAAGTTTGGTTGAGAGGTTTGAAAGACGAGAAAAGTTCAATAGCAATGAAGATCAAACAACTAATGTCTCCTCCGACATGATGCCTGAAAGACAAGAAAGGTTCAATAGCAATGAAGATCAGACAACTAAAGTTTCCTCTGAAATGATGCCTGAAACAGCTAGAACATCTCCCATGCTG AAGGGACAACCCCAGATCTCTGGAAGGGAGTCAACAGCTGCTAGTGAGGAGAATACCATCAAAGATGTAATTCAAAATCATGATTTATTCATAAGTACACTTCGATCCCGCCTGACAAAATTACAG GTGGTGCGGCATTTTTGGGAACAGAATGACGTTAAGGGTGCTATCAATGCCTTGAGGAAATTGCCTGATCATTCT GTGCAAGCAGATGTGGTCAGTGTTCTcatggagaaaatggaaattctCACATTAGATCTATTTTCTTGTTTGCTGCCTGTGCTCATGAGCTTATTGGATAGCAACTTAGAAAG GCATGCAAATCTCTCACTTGATATGCTACTGAAGCTTGTAGCAGTCTTTGGGCCTGTAATACACTCAGCCATTTCTGCTCCTCCAGCTATTGGTGTCAATCTTCAGGCAGAGCACAG GCGTGAATGTTGCAATCAGTGCTTTATCCAGCTACAGAAGATCCAGAAGAATCTTCCAGTAATTATAAG GAGGGGTGGTTTGCTGGCAAAATCAGCTCAGGAATTGAATCTAGTGCTTCAAGAATCATAA
- the LOC100261609 gene encoding katanin p80 WD40 repeat-containing subunit B1 homolog KTN80.2 isoform X2, translating into MAKRGYKLQEFVAHTTNVNCLNIGKKACRLLISGGDDHKVNLWAIGKPTSLMSLCGHTSPVESVTFDSAEVLVAAGASTGVIKLWDLEEAKMVRTLTGHRSNCTAVEFHPFGEFFASGSLDTNLKVWDIRKKGCIHTYKGHTRGISTIRFTPDGRWVVSGGFDNVVKVWDLTAGKLLHDFKFHEGHIRSIDFHPLEFLLATGSADRTVKFWDLETFELIGSARPEATGVRSITFHPDGRTLFCGLDDSLKVYSWEPVVCHDAVDMGWSILGDICIHEGKLLGCSYYRNSVGVWVADISKIEPYGSGLLSKKNGCVERKFDLQESHSVEKVGSSVRSTSGFRSMSPDYDTKEIKNIYVDSSGGNSVASQKKHSPGVGLHAKTQGRAITRSFVVPSIVTRDNSDGKDLANSRRESITPARANTGMSLKTSHIRRPSNSKYEAERLLMAVESGSFDSMPNDLDSAMKQNFHSRLVVDDEASESCEEKNSNISSVAEKFEKVLSPQPSSNQENSNESLNDNKRINSIKIVNGVAVVAGRTRSLVERFERREKFNSNEDQTTNVSSDMMPERQERFNSNEDQTTKVSSEMMPETARTSPMLKGQPQISGRESTAASEENTIKDVIQNHDLFISTLRSRLTKLQVVRHFWEQNDVKGAINALRKLPDHSVQADVVSVLMEKMEILTLDLFSCLLPVLMSLLDSNLERHANLSLDMLLKLVAVFGPVIHSAISAPPAIGVNLQAEHRRECCNQCFIQLQKIQKNLPVIIRRGGLLAKSAQELNLVLQES; encoded by the exons AGCCTGTGTGGTCACACAAGTCCAGTTGAATCTGTAACTTTTGATTCAGCAGAGGTTTTGGTGGCTGCTGGAGCTTCTACTGGTGTGATTAAGCTGTGGGACTTGGAAGAAGCAAAGA TGGTTCGCACTCTTACTGGACACAGGTCCAATTGCACTGCTGTCGAATTCCATCCATTTGGGGAATTTTTTGCTTCTGGTTCGCTTGACACTAATCTAAAAGTCTGGGACATCAGAAAGAAAGGATGCATTCACACATACAAGGGCCATACTCGAGGAATTAGTACTATTAGATTCACTCCTGATGGTCGTTGGGTAGTTTCTGGTGGATTCGACAATGTTGTAAAG GTATGGGATCTTACTGCTGGAAAGCTCTTGCATGATTTTAAATTCCATGAAGGACATATTCGATCCATAGACTTCCATCCCCTTGAGTTTCTTTTGGCCACAG GTTCAGCAGATAGAACTGTAAAATTCTGGGATTTGGAAACCTTTGAACTGATTGGATCTGCCAGACCTGAG gCTACTGGAGTACGCTCAATTACCTTTCACCCTGATGGAAGAACACTATTTTGTGGACTAGATGATAGTTTGAAG GTTTATTCATGGGAGCCTGTAGTTTGTCATGATGCTGTTGATATGGGTTGGTCAATCCTGGGTGACATCTGTATTCATGAAGGAAAACTTTTGGGTTGCTCATACTATCGAAACTCTGTTGGAGTTTGGGTGGCAGATATTTCG AAAATTGAGCCATATGGATCTGGTTTGTTATCCAAGAAAAATGGCTGTGTGGAGAGGAAATTTGATCTCCAGGAAAGTCATTCTGTTGAGAAAGTAGGGAGTAGTGTAAGATCTACTTCAGGGTTCCGTAGCATGTCTCCAGATTATGACACTAAAGAGATAAAGAACATATATGTGGATT CTTCTGGTGGAAACTCTGTTGCTTCACAAAAA AAGCACAGTCCTGGAGTAGGCTTGCATGCCAAGACTCAGGGGCGAGCAATTACTAGATCATTTGTTGTGCCAAGTATTGTAACTCGGGATAACTCTGATGGAAAGGACCTAGCCAATTCTAGAAGAGAATCTATCACCCCTGCAAGGGCTAATACTGGCATGTCACTCAAGACGTCTCATATACGGAGGCCTTCGAATAGCAAATATGAGGCAGAGAGGCTGTTGATGGCTGTTGAATCTGGATCTTTTGACAGTATGCCAAATGATTTAGATAGTGCGATGAAGCAAAACTTCCATTCCAGGCTTGTAGTAGATGATGAAGCTAGTGAATCTTGTGAGGAGAAAAATTCTAATATCTCTAGTGttgctgagaagtttgaaaaagTTTTATCACCGCAGCCATCCTCTAATCAGGAAAACA GCAATGAGTCCCTCAATGACAACAAAAGAATAAACTCCATCAAAATTGTCAATGGAG TGGCAGTTGTAGCAGGAAGAACAAGAAGTTTGGTTGAGAGGTTTGAAAGACGAGAAAAGTTCAATAGCAATGAAGATCAAACAACTAATGTCTCCTCCGACATGATGCCTGAAAGACAAGAAAGGTTCAATAGCAATGAAGATCAGACAACTAAAGTTTCCTCTGAAATGATGCCTGAAACAGCTAGAACATCTCCCATGCTG AAGGGACAACCCCAGATCTCTGGAAGGGAGTCAACAGCTGCTAGTGAGGAGAATACCATCAAAGATGTAATTCAAAATCATGATTTATTCATAAGTACACTTCGATCCCGCCTGACAAAATTACAG GTGGTGCGGCATTTTTGGGAACAGAATGACGTTAAGGGTGCTATCAATGCCTTGAGGAAATTGCCTGATCATTCT GTGCAAGCAGATGTGGTCAGTGTTCTcatggagaaaatggaaattctCACATTAGATCTATTTTCTTGTTTGCTGCCTGTGCTCATGAGCTTATTGGATAGCAACTTAGAAAG GCATGCAAATCTCTCACTTGATATGCTACTGAAGCTTGTAGCAGTCTTTGGGCCTGTAATACACTCAGCCATTTCTGCTCCTCCAGCTATTGGTGTCAATCTTCAGGCAGAGCACAG GCGTGAATGTTGCAATCAGTGCTTTATCCAGCTACAGAAGATCCAGAAGAATCTTCCAGTAATTATAAG GAGGGGTGGTTTGCTGGCAAAATCAGCTCAGGAATTGAATCTAGTGCTTCAAGAATCATAA
- the LOC100261609 gene encoding katanin p80 WD40 repeat-containing subunit B1 homolog KTN80.2 isoform X3 produces MVRTLTGHRSNCTAVEFHPFGEFFASGSLDTNLKVWDIRKKGCIHTYKGHTRGISTIRFTPDGRWVVSGGFDNVVKVWDLTAGKLLHDFKFHEGHIRSIDFHPLEFLLATGSADRTVKFWDLETFELIGSARPEATGVRSITFHPDGRTLFCGLDDSLKVYSWEPVVCHDAVDMGWSILGDICIHEGKLLGCSYYRNSVGVWVADISKIEPYGSGLLSKKNGCVERKFDLQESHSVEKVGSSVRSTSGFRSMSPDYDTKEIKNIYVDSSGGNSVASQKVRSFNTPKVLFPSDSKEITNLPTQKHSPGVGLHAKTQGRAITRSFVVPSIVTRDNSDGKDLANSRRESITPARANTGMSLKTSHIRRPSNSKYEAERLLMAVESGSFDSMPNDLDSAMKQNFHSRLVVDDEASESCEEKNSNISSVAEKFEKVLSPQPSSNQENSNESLNDNKRINSIKIVNGVAVVAGRTRSLVERFERREKFNSNEDQTTNVSSDMMPERQERFNSNEDQTTKVSSEMMPETARTSPMLKGQPQISGRESTAASEENTIKDVIQNHDLFISTLRSRLTKLQVVRHFWEQNDVKGAINALRKLPDHSVQADVVSVLMEKMEILTLDLFSCLLPVLMSLLDSNLERHANLSLDMLLKLVAVFGPVIHSAISAPPAIGVNLQAEHRRECCNQCFIQLQKIQKNLPVIIRRGGLLAKSAQELNLVLQES; encoded by the exons A TGGTTCGCACTCTTACTGGACACAGGTCCAATTGCACTGCTGTCGAATTCCATCCATTTGGGGAATTTTTTGCTTCTGGTTCGCTTGACACTAATCTAAAAGTCTGGGACATCAGAAAGAAAGGATGCATTCACACATACAAGGGCCATACTCGAGGAATTAGTACTATTAGATTCACTCCTGATGGTCGTTGGGTAGTTTCTGGTGGATTCGACAATGTTGTAAAG GTATGGGATCTTACTGCTGGAAAGCTCTTGCATGATTTTAAATTCCATGAAGGACATATTCGATCCATAGACTTCCATCCCCTTGAGTTTCTTTTGGCCACAG GTTCAGCAGATAGAACTGTAAAATTCTGGGATTTGGAAACCTTTGAACTGATTGGATCTGCCAGACCTGAG gCTACTGGAGTACGCTCAATTACCTTTCACCCTGATGGAAGAACACTATTTTGTGGACTAGATGATAGTTTGAAG GTTTATTCATGGGAGCCTGTAGTTTGTCATGATGCTGTTGATATGGGTTGGTCAATCCTGGGTGACATCTGTATTCATGAAGGAAAACTTTTGGGTTGCTCATACTATCGAAACTCTGTTGGAGTTTGGGTGGCAGATATTTCG AAAATTGAGCCATATGGATCTGGTTTGTTATCCAAGAAAAATGGCTGTGTGGAGAGGAAATTTGATCTCCAGGAAAGTCATTCTGTTGAGAAAGTAGGGAGTAGTGTAAGATCTACTTCAGGGTTCCGTAGCATGTCTCCAGATTATGACACTAAAGAGATAAAGAACATATATGTGGATT CTTCTGGTGGAAACTCTGTTGCTTCACAAAAAGTGAGGTCTTTTAACACTCCAAAGGTTTTATTCCCATCGGATTCCAAGGAAATAACAAACCTTCCAACTCAGAAGCACAGTCCTGGAGTAGGCTTGCATGCCAAGACTCAGGGGCGAGCAATTACTAGATCATTTGTTGTGCCAAGTATTGTAACTCGGGATAACTCTGATGGAAAGGACCTAGCCAATTCTAGAAGAGAATCTATCACCCCTGCAAGGGCTAATACTGGCATGTCACTCAAGACGTCTCATATACGGAGGCCTTCGAATAGCAAATATGAGGCAGAGAGGCTGTTGATGGCTGTTGAATCTGGATCTTTTGACAGTATGCCAAATGATTTAGATAGTGCGATGAAGCAAAACTTCCATTCCAGGCTTGTAGTAGATGATGAAGCTAGTGAATCTTGTGAGGAGAAAAATTCTAATATCTCTAGTGttgctgagaagtttgaaaaagTTTTATCACCGCAGCCATCCTCTAATCAGGAAAACA GCAATGAGTCCCTCAATGACAACAAAAGAATAAACTCCATCAAAATTGTCAATGGAG TGGCAGTTGTAGCAGGAAGAACAAGAAGTTTGGTTGAGAGGTTTGAAAGACGAGAAAAGTTCAATAGCAATGAAGATCAAACAACTAATGTCTCCTCCGACATGATGCCTGAAAGACAAGAAAGGTTCAATAGCAATGAAGATCAGACAACTAAAGTTTCCTCTGAAATGATGCCTGAAACAGCTAGAACATCTCCCATGCTG AAGGGACAACCCCAGATCTCTGGAAGGGAGTCAACAGCTGCTAGTGAGGAGAATACCATCAAAGATGTAATTCAAAATCATGATTTATTCATAAGTACACTTCGATCCCGCCTGACAAAATTACAG GTGGTGCGGCATTTTTGGGAACAGAATGACGTTAAGGGTGCTATCAATGCCTTGAGGAAATTGCCTGATCATTCT GTGCAAGCAGATGTGGTCAGTGTTCTcatggagaaaatggaaattctCACATTAGATCTATTTTCTTGTTTGCTGCCTGTGCTCATGAGCTTATTGGATAGCAACTTAGAAAG GCATGCAAATCTCTCACTTGATATGCTACTGAAGCTTGTAGCAGTCTTTGGGCCTGTAATACACTCAGCCATTTCTGCTCCTCCAGCTATTGGTGTCAATCTTCAGGCAGAGCACAG GCGTGAATGTTGCAATCAGTGCTTTATCCAGCTACAGAAGATCCAGAAGAATCTTCCAGTAATTATAAG GAGGGGTGGTTTGCTGGCAAAATCAGCTCAGGAATTGAATCTAGTGCTTCAAGAATCATAA